The genomic DNA GATGATGTTTCAGAGCTACGCGCTTTTTCCGCATTTAAGCGTTTGTAAAAACGTAGAATTTGCGCTGTGGCGACTCCCTAGCGCCGAGCGAACCACAAGGAGCGCGCAGCTGCTGGAAAAATTTAAAATCTCCGAGCTAGAAGACAAAACTCCAGATCAAATTTCGGGCGGTCAGGCGTAAAGAACGGCCTTTGCCAGAGCCGTAGCAAACCGCGAAAAGCTACTTTTGCTCGACGAGCCCTTCGCTAATCTCGATCGCAACCTAAAAAGCGCGCTAAGAGGCGAGCTAAAACAGATGATAAAGGCAAACGGCATCAGCGCGGTAATGGTAACGCACGACAAAGAGGACGCCTTTTTGCTAAGCGATAAAATCGCGCTGATAAAAGGCGGCAAGGTTTTGGCTTTCGGCGCGTCCAGAGAGCTGTATTTTAGCCCCGCATCTTACGAGATAGCCTGCTTTTTGGGCGATATGAATTTGATCGATGAGCGGGATGCGCAAAATTTGCCGGATGAATTTAGATCGTGGCTAGAGGAGAGAAACTTTATGTTTCGTCCGGAGCTAATAATAAGCGGCGAGAAATACGAAGCAGACGTGACGGAATCAAAATTTTTAGGCGCATTTTACGAGTTAAATTTGGACTTTTGCAGGGTCAAATTTAAAGCCGTAGTTAGCTCAAATTTGCAGATTTGCGATAAATTTAAATTTGACCTGGCATAAATTTGGACGGGCTTAGTATAGCCGCGCGAATTTTTTATCGTCTAAATTTGCCTGAAACGCAAATTTGGCGAACTCGGCTTAGTCTTGATTGCGATTTTCAACGTAATCCACCCTCGACCAAGCAAGCACGTAGATAAACCCTAACGCTAGATAGATGCCAAGCACCGCAAACTCGATAGGGTATGGATCGCGCAGGGCTTTGGTGAGTGAAAGCTGATTAGCATGCCGACTACGCAAAGCACCGCGTAGCCTGAAAACAGGACGTTTTGCGTGACGGCGCCGAGTTTTAAACTTATCTTTATCCAAAGCAAAAACGCAAGCACCGCCACGGCGCAAATGACGAAAAATAGGACCTTGTGCGTGCTAGCCGGTGTATAGTTTGCGCTAAAGCTTAGCAAAATCATCGCGCTGCTAATAGCGATAAAAAATGTGGTAAAGCTTAAACACTCCTTCGCCGGCGAGTCTGTTTACCTTTGATATCGCGCCGTAAAGGCAGATGACAGAGACAAATAGCATCGCTACGCGTGCGCTCGTTGCGATATCAAAGAGGCTTTTTGGTAAAATTATCTCTTGCGAGAGTAAATTTAAAATAGCTAAAATCCCCGACGTCATACCCAGCGCCCTTGCCGTGCTTATGCGTCTTATAAAGTTTTCTTGCATATTTTACCTTTTGTTAATTTAATAAAAATTTTACACAAACAAGCTTAAAATTTTTATTAAATTTGGTCCAACCGATCCTTTAAATTTGCTTTAAAGGCAGCTTAAATTTAATCCAAGCGAGCAGATATATGAAAATCGGCGCAAAGTATAAAATTAGCGACGCAGCGAAGCTGTATCTGTGGGTGATGAACGCAAACTCGAAGCTAAACATCATTAGCGCGTTAAAGGCTGCTAGTGTAAGCACGCAAATGATTTGCGCCACGACGTAAAGTATAAAATGTAAATTTTTACCCAAACGGCTTAGTTTGACGTTTATGACGATCCAAAAAATAAACGCCGCAAGCGCGCAAATGCCGAATTTTACGGCTAAGGCTCTATCTACGTTGACTTCGGGCAACCTAGCGTAAAACGCCATCAAGATCAAGATAACGACGCACGCTGAAAAAGCCAAATAAAATTTAAAAACATTGCTTTTAAAAATCGCTCCTATGCCTTTGATCGCGATCCAGCCGCAGACGAAAGAAGCGATCTGCATGCAAATCAGCAGCACCAAAAATACCGTCGCAAGGCCATCCGTAATGCTTGAACCGGAGTTTAAGACTACGGTTAAAATAGAAACCGCAAGCCAAAGCGCGCTTGAGACGATACCGTAAAATTTGATGCGGGCTGGGTCATAAAATTTGACGCGAGCGACGCTTTCTTGCGCTAACTCTTGCGTGCCAATATTATCAAGCTTATAAAAAGCGGCCGCTAAAAACGCGTAGCCGATGAATTTGACATAGTCGCCGCATAAAAAATAGTAATAATCCAGCGCGTCGCCAAAGCTATTGAGATTAGTTGCTCTAAGTAACGTTGTTGCTGCATTGAGCGTTACGAAGGCGCAATAACCCCAAAAGAGTTTGTTTGTATTTTTGTGATATCAAACGTGCCTAAAACGAGAAATATGGCGGGAATACAAAGCGCCCAGTTGTTAAAGTCCAACACCAAATAAGCCAGATAGCATAAATACGCCAGAAATTCGCCGACATCGGCCTCAATATCCCCCATAAACATCGTAAACATAACGCCTGCAAAGACGTATAAAACAAAAATAACGCCGTAAGTCGCGGCAAATAGAGTAAAATATCTGCAGGTTTTGACGCCACTCACGTGCAAGGCGATGAGCCTAAAAGCCGCGTATATCGGGGCTATTGCGGCCGCCTCGCAGGCAAGCTTAAGGACTCTGACATCAAAGTAAATGTACAAAAAGGAGATTTCCGTCCTGCCAAAAAGAATAAAGGATATCGCCGTTAGTGCAGAAGCCCAAATACCGAGCCTTCTGGCCTCTGCGGGCGTTGCGGCCATTTTTGAAAAGGCGCTTGAAACCGAGTTTAAAATTTCCAAATTTTTCCTTTTAAATTTTTGATTTGTTTGAGTCGAATTCGGCTGATTTTCGTAGTTAAATTTGCTTATTGTTAAATCATTATTTTAACTTTTTAGCAAGAAATTTGAACTTAAATTTAGGACGATTTTACGAGATTTGGCGGCTTAAATTTAAAATCAGACAATGTTTGGAGTTAAATTTGCGGTAAATTTGATCGTCCAAATTTTGACGCTAAATTTTGGATAATCGTCGCTTTTTTGTAAATTTGTCGTCGTATCTATCGTCAGTGGTTAAATTTAAAACCAAAAGAGCGCGGGCATTTATCTCACCTGCGCGCTGAAAATCTGCGTGATGCTGCTTATCTGCTCGCCCGCGACATCAAATTTCGCCGTTTTCATTCGCACGCGGTAAAGCGCGTTTAAATTTTCCTCGTTCAAAACCTCGGCGCTGCGGCCGTAAACGTAGCTAAGATCGTCCTTTAAAATAAGCGTGCGGTCCGCCACCGCAAGAGCGTGGTTTGGCTGATGCGTGGTAAAAACGATGCTGGCGTTGCTTTTTTGCTTTAGATTTACGATGAGGCTTAGCACGCGGTCTTGGTTTTTTATATCAAGCGCACTGGCAGGCTCGTCCAAAAACAGAATTTCGCTCTTGCTCGCGATCGCTCTGGCAAAGAGCACGAGCTGCTTTTGACCGCCTGAAAGTGAGTTGAAGCGCTTGTTTTTTAGGTGCGAAATTTCAAGGCTCTCAAGCGCGTCCAGGCAGATCTGCACGTCGCGTTTGCTCGGCTTTGAAAATAGCGAAATATCGCGCACGCGCCCCATCGCTACGATGTCCTGCACGCTGTAATCAAACGCCACGCTAAAGCTTTGCGGCAGAAAGCCAAATTTCGCCTGCGTGCTAAGCTGCCCCTCTTTGAGGCCTAAAATTCCCATCATGCACGACATCAGCGTGCTTTTGCCCTGACCGTTTAGCCCCAGGATCGCTAAAATTTGACCCCGCTCAATCTCAAAGCTTAAATTTCTAAAAAGAAATTTGCCCTCTTCGTAGAAAAATCCAGCGTCTTTGATAGAGAGCAAACTACCTTCTGTTCGCATCGGCGCTCCTTTTTAAGAGGACGGCGAATATCGGGCTACCGATGAGCGCGGAGATGATGCTAAGCGGCACTTCGCTAGAGCTTATCGAGCGCGATACGTCGTCGATAGCGAGCATAAAACGGCTCCTGCGACGAAGCAAGCGGGCATAGAGCGCAAGTGGTCGCTGCCAAATATCATCCTGGCGACGTGCGGCACCACGAGGCCGATCCAGCCGATGTTTCCGCTGACGCTGACCTGCGCGGCGACTAGCAGCGTGCAGATGACGAGGATGACCGAGCGCAGCCGCACGATGTTTACGCCGAGCACCTTTAGATCGCCGTCTTCTAGGCTGAGTAGATTAAATCTCCACCGCATCGCGATGAGAGCTACGACGCAAGGCGCCGAAACGGCGGCGAGCATGATTAGCTTGTCGTAGTCTGCGCGCACGAAGCTGCCCAGCAGCCAGTAGATGATGTTTGGTAGCACGTCTTCGTTGTCGGCTAGATACTGCACGAGGCTAGTTAGCGCGGCAAACACGCCGTTTATGACGATGCCCGCTAGGATGAGCGAAAAGACGTCGCTGCGCGAGACGAATTTGGCGATAAAATAGAGCATAAAAAGCGCTGCAAGCCCGAAAAAGAAGGCAAAAGCCACGATAAAATAGGAGCCAAAGCCAAGCATGATGCAAAGCGCGCCGCCGAATGCCGCCGCGGTGCTCACGCCCACGATGTGCGGGCCTACGAGTGGGTTTTTAAACACCGCCTGAAGCGCGAGACCGCTAAGCGCCAGTATCCCGCCGCAAAGGCTCGAAAGTAGGGCGCGCGGAATGCGGATATCAAGCACCACGCTTTTTGCCGTCTCATCGGCGGAGGAGCCGAGTAAAATTTTACCCGTCTCCTCTAGGCTCACAGGATACTGCCCGATGCCCAGCGATACCGCAAACAGCAGAACCCAGAGCAGCAGCAGGGCGGAAAATTTCATTTATAGCTCGTGCGGTAGAATTTTTGATAAAATTCCTCTACTTTTTTGTTAAACTCAGCCTCGTCAAAGTGCTTAGGATAGAGCTTCATCGCTAGCCACCACTCGCCAAGCGCCATAGCTTCGGCCGTCGGATAGCCCCACGCTTTGGCGTATTCGGGCATCATATAAATTTTATCCTCTTTGACTGCGCTTAAATTTGCAAGCTGCGGGTTGGATTTAAGCTCGGCGGGCACCTGAGGGTAGCGATCCTGCACGAAGATCATCTGCGGCGCCCACGCTAAAACCTGCTCTGCAGATACCTGCTTGTAGCCCTTGATACTCTCTGCCGCGACGTTTTGTGCGCCGGCTCGCATAAACATTATGCCCGTGTATTTGCCGCTGCCGTAGGTCGTGAGATCGGGATTTGCCATGTAAATTTTAGGTCTTTTATCGACGATGAAGTCGCTAAATTTAGCCTTTAGTTGCTCTTGCGAGGTTTTAACGAAGCTTATGAGCTCGGCGGCTTCTTTTTCGCGGTTTGTGACCTTGCCAAGAAGCTCGATCCCGTCGTAAAAGCCCTCGGTGTAGGCCGCTTCGTCGTCCTTAAAGGTCGGATTTAGCTTGCCCTTATCGGTGGCGTCGCTGCGCTGAAAGCTAACGGCGACGACTGGGATTTTGAGCTCCGTCATTTTGTCGATGTATTCTTGCGGGATGCAGTTCGTGACGATCACGACGTCGGGCTTTAGCTTAAGCACCGCCTCGTAGTTGATGACCTTTAGATCGCCCGATGTGGGCATATCTTTTAGGCTCGGCGCTAGGCGGATGTAGTTTTTGCCGAGCGACTTTTCCCACGCTCCTGCACGCCGACGACCTTATTCAGCGCGTTTAGCTCATTTAGTGCGTTTAGGCTTTGGTGCTGAAGCACGACTATGCGCTTAACTTCGTCCGGTAGCGTAACATCGCGGCCTAGTTGATCGGTTACGACGCGGTCTGCAAAAAGCGAACTCGCGCACAGCGCAAGAGCCAGCGCGAAAGAGTGAAATTTGCTCATGTTTTTTCCTTAAGTTTTTAAATTATATTTATTTATAGGCTTGAAATAAACATTTTTGGCCTATAAATAAACAATAGTATATTACAAAAACAGCGATGAATTTATTATAAAATTTGAAGTTTATAAATTTTAAGGCTGCACAGGAATGATATTTTTGATCCTAGCCCAAGCTGCTAGTTCGCAAAGCGGGATCAAAAGCGCTATCGTAAGTAGTGTATATGGAGTTACCGAACCGTTAAGGGACGAAATATCGATAAACTGAAGCGCTGTGCACATAAAGGCTAAGCCTGAGTAGATGTAGAAAGCACTGTTCTGCGTATCTTTGCCGAGTAGGTAGTACACAACGCCGAGTATAAGCCAAAAGTAGATAGTAAGAATAGAGTCTATAGTAAGAAATATCGTAAGAGGCGTGCCTTGTATATTTAAAAAATTATTTGCGACTGCTCCGATTATAGAATAAGCATTATCTACAAGAGAGCCTCCGATCTGCGCCGCGGCATACTCTACCACGCTAAAACCGACTTGACTTACCGAATACAATGCCATAGATAGCCATAAAATCGCTAGTAGCGCCGCCGTGACTAGTGCGGAGGAAGTTCTCGTAAAAAGCTTGCTTGCAGAGAGTTTGGAAATTTGTCTAGCGGCAAGAAGCCTAAAGATCATCGACGCTAGAAAGATAAGGCAAACGAAAAACACGGCGGTCAAAAATCCAGCCAGCGAGACGCGGCCACAAAATTTGCACAAAGCCCAAATGGACATACTGCCGCCAATCAGTAAAACATTAGAAACTATGCCGCGGAATTTTATCTCGGCCAGGAGCTCTTGACGCATCTTTTTGCGCTTTTGGATTTTTCTTTAAATTTGGTAGCAGGTTTTATTTGCCGATCGGCTATAAAAGTGAGGGCTAAATTTAGCCCTCGATGTAGTTTTTGAGTTTTCTACCGACTTTTGGGTGTTTTAGTTTTTTGATGGCAGAACTTTCGATCTGGCGGACGCGCTCGCGGGTTACGTTTAGCTCCTTGCCTATCTCTTCTAGCGTGCGGTCGCTCTCGTCGTCGAGTAGGCCAAATCTCATCCTGATGACGGCTTTTTCGCGCTCGTTTAGCTGGTCTAGGACTTCGTCAATCTGCTCTTTTAGGTCGTTTTTTAGGATGTGATCCATAGGGCTTAGAGAGCTTCTATCCTCGACGAAATCTCCAAATTTACCGTCGTCTTCGTTGCCGATAGGGGCTTCTAGACTGATAGGCTCTTTTGTGATTTTGATGACCTGTTTTATCTTGTCCGCGCTTAGTCCGACCTCGGCTGCGATTACGTTTATATCCGGCTCTTTGCCTTCTTCTTGTAGGTATTTTCGGTTGATTTTGTTGATACGGTTTATCGTTTCTATCATATGGATAGGGATACGTATCGTGCGTGCTTGATCGGCGATGGCGCGGCTGATAGCCTGACGTATCCACCACGTCGCATAGGTAGAAAATTTATACCCTTTTTTATATTCAAATTTATCGACCGCTTTCATTAGTCCGATGTTACCCTCTTGAATCAAGTCTAAAAACGGTAAACCGCGGTTCGTGTAGCGCTTGGCGATACTTACGACTAGGCGTAAATTTGATTTTGCCATCCTGGCTTTTGCTTCGTCGGATATCTTTTTGCCGCGTTTGATCTGCTCTAAAATTTCCTTTAAAAGTATCGGATCGAGGTTAAATCCGCTCTTGCTCGCTTCCTTGGTCGCAAATAGCTTTTTGATCTCCACGTAGGTTGATACCATCGTAGCCTCGGGCACTCGCGCGATTATATCTTCTTTGCTGAGCTTGATGATATCTTTTAGGATCGACTTGTGATTTTTCTTTAGCTCGTCGCTAAACATAGGTAGCTTATACTCGAGTCTTTTTAGCTCTCTGTCAAATTCATCATCGCTCTTTAGCGCCGTTTCCATAGACTTTACGATCTCGGTTATGAGCTTGCTCGTCGGACCTAGATCCATTAGTTTGTCTTTTAAAATTTTCTTTTTAAATGCGAGCGTAAGCTTGGCTAAAAATTCATCCTCTATCTCGGCGTCATTTTGTTTATTTGCCGTCTTTAACCACTCTTTTTTGGCCTTTTCGAGCGCTTTAAAACTCTCGATCACTTTTTCAGCTCGTTTGTCGTCTTTTTTATTGTGTTTTTTTGGCTTGGCTTCTTTCTCTTCGCCTTCCTCGACATCATCCTCGACTTCTTCGTTTTCTTCCTCTTCTTCGACCTCTTCGCTACCTTCCTCACCTTCGTCGTCAAAGCTTCTAAAAAGCTCTTTTACGCGGCGTTCGCGGTTGATGAGAGGTTCTTTGTAGTCAAGAATAAAATCGATAAGGTATGGTACCGAGCAAAACGCGTCGATGATGATATCTTCGCCAAGCTCGATTTTTTTGCTGATTTCTACTTCTTCCTCTTTGGTTAGTAGTGCGATTTGACCCATTTCGCGTAGGTACATACGCACGGGACTATCCGAGCGCGACCACTCGAGTAGATCCGTTTCGCTGGCGAGATCAAATTCTTCCTCTAGATTGTCGTCGGCTAGTTTTGCTAGCTCCTCGCGACGCTTCTTAGCATCTTCGATGTTGCGCATTTTTGCGATTTCAGCCGAGGTTATGAGCTGGACTTTATTTTCTTTTGCCAGCGATTCTAGTTTTTTTGCTATCGCTGCCGTCGGCGCTTTGTCTAGAAATTTAACAAGTTTTTCGTAAGTGATATAGCCTTTGGCATTTTCTTTGAAAAGCTCTTCTATGAGCGACAATGCCTCTTTTTTTGCGGTACTCATTCGGGATTCCTTTTTTTTGTAGAAAACGAGGATTATACCCAAATTTTTTTAAACATTAATAAAAAGGCGATCATTTGAGTATTTTTTAAGTAAGCTAAATTTGCTGAAAATTTTATTAAATTTGAGTTGGAACGGAAGTTGCTATTTAATGCTCAATAAAGCAAGCGGAAGTAGCTTGTGACGCAGACGAGGCGGGTTTTTGCGAGGCGAGGGCGCGTATATATGATACGTAACCGAAGCTGAGCAAAAAACCAACGAAGTATGCGTTTAAGATACGACGCGTAAGATAAGGAAAAGTAAATGAACAACGGCTACTACCAAGCAACCGGCGCTATGGTGACGCAGTTTAACCGCCTAGACGTCATCGCAAATAACCTAGCAAACATAAACACGATCGGTTTTAAACGCGACGACATCGTAGTCGGGGACTTTGAGAGGATTTTTAAAGAGTACCGCGACGAGCTACCGATAGAAAATCACACCAAAGATGCGGCGAAATTTCTAAACAGAACTATCGACAGGGTGCCGCAAATCTCTGAGCAATACGTCGATTTTAGCCAGGGCGGACTTAAATTTTCAAACAACGACCTTGACTTTGCGATGAAGCGTGAGGATCTGTTTTTTCTAGTCGAAGTAAAACCAGGCGATGTGCGCCTAACCAAAAACGGCTCGTTTAATCTCGACGAGGATGGATTTTTGGTAACAAAAGAGGGCTATAAAGTGCTACCGAGCGATTATTTTACGAATAATTTTCAAGGTATCCAAATCCCGCAGGGAGAGCGCTTCTCCGCTGATAAAAACGGTAATCTCTACTCAAACGAGGAGCCGCTAGCTAGGCTTTATATCGCGCAGCCAAAAGAGATACGAAATCTAACAAAAGAGGGCGATAATCTCTATGTTTTGCCGAATTTAAAGGAGCTTGAGGACGTGGGCGGCGAGATAGACGCGGTCGCGTGGAAATACACTCAAATCTCCAACGTAAACGCCGTGACCGAGATGGTCGGACTGATCGAGACGCAACGCTTTGTCGAGATGTATCAAAAGGTGATGACGTCGCATATGGACGATCTAAATCAGGAAGCCATAAGTAAGCTTGCTAACACGAAAGTCTAAATTTAGCGTCATCTCTTTGACGTATTTGCGAGAGATTTAATTTTACTCGCGGCGACAGGCTACGTGCCTAGTCTTGCTAGTAAAAATTTGCACGACTCGCAAATCCGCTCAAAGATATTTCCGCTAAGGTTTTTAAATTTTAATAAACACAAATCGCTATGCATTAAAACCCTGCCGCTGATATAAATTCAAAATACTTCCGCCAAAATATTTTCAGTTTTTCCCAAAATTGCAAATTTGGAACGCCTTTTGCTAGACAGTTTAAGAAATGCGAGAAATCGCGCCGAATTTGCGAATTTTAGACGTTTGTCCGACATAAAAACAGTCGGCAACGGTTTTACGCAGAAGCGTAAAATTTAAGACTGCAAATTTGGAATATTTTTTGCAATGGTAAAAAGTGATGAGCTGCTTATTAGGTGCATAAAGATAAGCGGCAGTAGCTTGAGATGGAGACTAGGCGGTTTTTTGCGAGGCGAGGGCGCGTATATATGATACGTAACCGAAGCTGAGGAAAAAACCAACGAAGTATACGCTCAAGATACAACGCGCTAAGAAAGGAAAACACGAGAATGATGAGGTCTATTTATTCTGCCGCCACCGGCATGATCGCCCAGCAAACCCAGATCGACGTTACGTCGCACAACATCGCAAACGTAAACACTATCGGCTATAAGAAAAACCGCGCCGAGTTTGCCGATCTGATGTATCAGGTCATGGAGTATGCTGGCACGGCAACCAGCGCCACGACGAAAAGCCCGACCGGTATCGAGGTGGGTCTAGGCGCGCGT from Campylobacter showae CSUNSWCD includes the following:
- a CDS encoding Ferric iron ABC transporter, ATP-binding protein yields the protein MFQSYALFPHLSVCKNVEFALWRLPSAERTTRSAQLLEKFKISELEDKTPDQISGGQA
- a CDS encoding Ferric iron ABC transporter, ATP-binding protein, encoding MLDEPFANLDRNLKSALRGELKQMIKANGISAVMVTHDKEDAFLLSDKIALIKGGKVLAFGASRELYFSPASYEIACFLGDMNLIDERDAQNLPDEFRSWLEERNFMFRPELIISGEKYEADVTESKFLGAFYELNLDFCRVKFKAVVSSNLQICDKFKFDLA
- a CDS encoding ABC transporter ATP-binding protein — its product is MRTEGSLLSIKDAGFFYEEGKFLFRNLSFEIERGQILAILGLNGQGKSTLMSCMMGILGLKEGQLSTQAKFGFLPQSFSVAFDYSVQDIVAMGRVRDISLFSKPSKRDVQICLDALESLEISHLKNKRFNSLSGGQKQLVLFARAIASKSEILFLDEPASALDIKNQDRVLSLIVNLKQKSNASIVFTTHQPNHALAVADRTLILKDDLSYVYGRSAEVLNEENLNALYRVRMKTAKFDVAGEQISSITQIFSAQVR
- a CDS encoding FecCD family ABC transporter permease — protein: MKFSALLLLWVLLFAVSLGIGQYPVSLEETGKILLGSSADETAKSVVLDIRIPRALLSSLCGGILALSGLALQAVFKNPLVGPHIVGVSTAAAFGGALCIMLGFGSYFIVAFAFFFGLAALFMLYFIAKFVSRSDVFSLILAGIVINGVFAALTSLVQYLADNEDVLPNIIYWLLGSFVRADYDKLIMLAAVSAPCVVALIAMRWRFNLLSLEDGDLKVLGVNIVRLRSVILVICTLLVAAQVSVSGNIGWIGLVVPHVARMIFGSDHLRSMPACFVAGAVLCSLSTTYRAR
- a CDS encoding ABC transporter substrate-binding protein, which gives rise to MPTSGDLKVINYEAVLKLKPDVVIVTNCIPQEYIDKMTELKIPVVAVSFQRSDATDKGKLNPTFKDDEAAYTEGFYDGIELLGKVTNREKEAAELISFVKTSQEQLKAKFSDFIVDKRPKIYMANPDLTTYGSGKYTGIMFMRAGAQNVAAESIKGYKQVSAEQVLAWAPQMIFVQDRYPQVPAELKSNPQLANLSAVKEDKIYMMPEYAKAWGYPTAEAMALGEWWLAMKLYPKHFDEAEFNKKVEEFYQKFYRTSYK
- a CDS encoding ABC transporter substrate-binding protein; translated protein: MSKFHSFALALALCASSLFADRVVTDQLGRDVTLPDEVKRIVVLQHQSLNALNELNALNKVVGVQERGKSRSAKTTSA
- the rpoD gene encoding RNA polymerase sigma factor RpoD, with amino-acid sequence MSTAKKEALSLIEELFKENAKGYITYEKLVKFLDKAPTAAIAKKLESLAKENKVQLITSAEIAKMRNIEDAKKRREELAKLADDNLEEEFDLASETDLLEWSRSDSPVRMYLREMGQIALLTKEEEVEISKKIELGEDIIIDAFCSVPYLIDFILDYKEPLINRERRVKELFRSFDDEGEEGSEEVEEEEENEEVEDDVEEGEEKEAKPKKHNKKDDKRAEKVIESFKALEKAKKEWLKTANKQNDAEIEDEFLAKLTLAFKKKILKDKLMDLGPTSKLITEIVKSMETALKSDDEFDRELKRLEYKLPMFSDELKKNHKSILKDIIKLSKEDIIARVPEATMVSTYVEIKKLFATKEASKSGFNLDPILLKEILEQIKRGKKISDEAKARMAKSNLRLVVSIAKRYTNRGLPFLDLIQEGNIGLMKAVDKFEYKKGYKFSTYATWWIRQAISRAIADQARTIRIPIHMIETINRINKINRKYLQEEGKEPDINVIAAEVGLSADKIKQVIKITKEPISLEAPIGNEDDGKFGDFVEDRSSLSPMDHILKNDLKEQIDEVLDQLNEREKAVIRMRFGLLDDESDRTLEEIGKELNVTRERVRQIESSAIKKLKHPKVGRKLKNYIEG
- a CDS encoding flagellar hook-basal body protein, whose protein sequence is MNNGYYQATGAMVTQFNRLDVIANNLANINTIGFKRDDIVVGDFERIFKEYRDELPIENHTKDAAKFLNRTIDRVPQISEQYVDFSQGGLKFSNNDLDFAMKREDLFFLVEVKPGDVRLTKNGSFNLDEDGFLVTKEGYKVLPSDYFTNNFQGIQIPQGERFSADKNGNLYSNEEPLARLYIAQPKEIRNLTKEGDNLYVLPNLKELEDVGGEIDAVAWKYTQISNVNAVTEMVGLIETQRFVEMYQKVMTSHMDDLNQEAISKLANTKV